In Mus caroli chromosome 19, CAROLI_EIJ_v1.1, whole genome shotgun sequence, a genomic segment contains:
- the Pyroxd2 gene encoding pyridine nucleotide-disulfide oxidoreductase domain-containing protein 2 isoform X2, with the protein MAAGGRGLIRALHSSPCPAWKRAQSGANGRLKPEYDAVVIGAGHNGLVAAAYLQRLGVNTAVFERRHVIGGAAVTEEIIPGFKFSRASYLLSLLRPQIYTDLELKKHGLKLHLRDPYSFTPMLEEGTLSRLPRSLLLGTDMAANQKQISQFSRKDAQAFPKYEEFMKRLVLAIDPLLDAAPVDTAAFRHGSLLQRLRALSTLKPLLKAGRTLGAQLPQYYEVLTAPISKVLDQWFESEPLKATLATDAVIGAMTSPHTPGSGYVLLHHVMGSLEGMQGAWSYVQGGMGALSDAIANSAATHGASIFTEKTVAKVQMNSEGRVQGVTLQDGDEVRSRVVLSCASPQVTFLELTPQEWLPGAFVKRISQLDTQSPVTKINVAVDRLPNFQAAPNAPGDKPQAHHQCSIHLNCEDTLLLHQAFEDAKGGLPSQKPMIELCIPSSLDPTLAPPGCHVVSLFTQYTPYTLAGGKVWDEQEKNTYADKVFDCIEAYAPGFKRSVLARDILTPPDLERIFGLPGGNIFHGAMSLDQLYFARPVPQHSDYRCPVQGLYLCGSGAHPGGGVMGAAGRNAAHVVLRDLKNM; encoded by the exons ATGGCTGCCGGCGGCCGAGGTCTCATCAGGGCCTTGCactcctctccctgccctgcttggaAACGAGCTCAGTCGGGAGCCAACGGGCGCCTGAAGCCCGAGTACGATGCCGTGGTGATAGGAGCAG GACACAATGGGCTGGTGGCT GCAGCATACCTCCAGAGACTGGGGGTGAATACCGCGGTCTTCGAGAGGCGCCATGTGATAGGGGGCGCAGCTGTCACGGAAGAGATCATTCCTG GGTTCAAGTTCTCCCGAGCATCCTATCTCCTGAGCCTACTGAGGCCACAGATTTACACAGACCTGGAGCTGAAG AAACACGGGCTGAAACTTCATCTGAGAGACCCCTACTCCTTCACCCCCATGCTGGAAGAGGGCACACTGAGCAGGCTGCCCAGGTCCCTTCTGCTGGGCACAGACATGGCTGCAAACCAGAAGCAAATCTCTCAGTTCTCACGGAAGGATGCTCAG GCCTTCCCCAAATACGAGGAGTTCATGAAACGCTTGGTGCTAGCCATTGACCCCCTACTAGATGCAGCTCCAGTGGACACAGCAGCCTTTCGGCATGGCTCTCTGCTGCAGAGGCTCAGGGCATTGTCCACCCTGAAGCCCCTGCTGAAGGCAG GGCGCACCCTGGGAGCCCAGCTTCCCCAATATTATGAGGTCCTCACAGCCCCCATTTCCAAG GTGCTGGACCAATGGTTTGAGTCTGAGCCTCTGAAGGCGACTCTGGCAACAGATGCTGTGATTGGAGCAATGACGAGTCCCCACACCCcggggagtgg GTATGTGCTGCTGCATCACGTGATGGGCAGCCTGGAGGGGATGCAGGGCGCCTGGAGCTACGTCCAGGGTGGCATGGGCGCCCTCTCTGATGCCATCGCGAACTCTGCTGCTACACATGGAGCAAGCATCTTCACAGAAAAG ACTGTGGCTAAGGTGCAGATGAACAGTGAAGGCCGTGTCCAAGGAGTCACACTGCAGGACGGCGACGAGGTCAGAAGCAGAGTCGTCTTGTCCTGCGCGTCACCACAGGTCACCTTCTTAGAGCTGACACCGCAG GAGTGGCTTCCTGGGGCCTTTGTGAAGAGAATCTCCCAGCTGGACACCCAGTCTCCTGTCACCAAGATCAATG TGGCTGTGGACAGGCTGCCAAACTTCCAGGCGGCCCCTAATGCTCCTGGGGACAAGCCCCAAGCTCACCATCAGTGTTCCATCCACCTGAACTGTGAAGACACCCTGCTCCTCCACCAGGCCTTTGAAGATGCCAAGGGTGGCCTGCCTTCCCAAAA GCCTATGATTGAACTCTGCATCCCATCATCGCTGGACCCCACCCTGGCTCCACCAGGCTGCCATGTTGTCTCCCTCTTCACTCAGTATACACCCTACACCCTGGCAGGAGGCAAGGTCTGGGATGAGCAGGAGAAAAACACCTACGCAGACAAAG TGTTTGACTGTATCGAGGCCTATGCCCCCGGCTTCAAGAGATCTGTGCTAGCCAGAGATATCCTCACCCCACCGGATCTAGAGAGAATCTTCGGGCTTCCTGGAGGG AACATATTCCACGGTGCCATGTCCCTGGACCAGCTCTACTTTGCCCGTCCAGTGCCCCAACACTCTGACTACAGATGCCCAGTGCAGGGCCTGTACCTCTGTGGGAGTGGGGCCCATCCTG GAGGAGGCGTCATGGGAGCAGCTGGACGGAATGCAGCCCACGTAGTCCTTAGAGACCTCAAGAACATGTGA
- the Pyroxd2 gene encoding pyridine nucleotide-disulfide oxidoreductase domain-containing protein 2 isoform X1 has product MAAGGRGLIRALHSSPCPAWKRAQSGANGRLKPEYDAVVIGAGHNGLVAAAYLQRLGVNTAVFERRHVIGGAAVTEEIIPGFKFSRASYLLSLLRPQIYTDLELKKHGLKLHLRDPYSFTPMLEEGTLSRLPRSLLLGTDMAANQKQISQFSRKDAQVGKAFPKYEEFMKRLVLAIDPLLDAAPVDTAAFRHGSLLQRLRALSTLKPLLKAGRTLGAQLPQYYEVLTAPISKVLDQWFESEPLKATLATDAVIGAMTSPHTPGSGYVLLHHVMGSLEGMQGAWSYVQGGMGALSDAIANSAATHGASIFTEKTVAKVQMNSEGRVQGVTLQDGDEVRSRVVLSCASPQVTFLELTPQEWLPGAFVKRISQLDTQSPVTKINVAVDRLPNFQAAPNAPGDKPQAHHQCSIHLNCEDTLLLHQAFEDAKGGLPSQKPMIELCIPSSLDPTLAPPGCHVVSLFTQYTPYTLAGGKVWDEQEKNTYADKVFDCIEAYAPGFKRSVLARDILTPPDLERIFGLPGGNIFHGAMSLDQLYFARPVPQHSDYRCPVQGLYLCGSGAHPGGGVMGAAGRNAAHVVLRDLKNM; this is encoded by the exons ATGGCTGCCGGCGGCCGAGGTCTCATCAGGGCCTTGCactcctctccctgccctgcttggaAACGAGCTCAGTCGGGAGCCAACGGGCGCCTGAAGCCCGAGTACGATGCCGTGGTGATAGGAGCAG GACACAATGGGCTGGTGGCT GCAGCATACCTCCAGAGACTGGGGGTGAATACCGCGGTCTTCGAGAGGCGCCATGTGATAGGGGGCGCAGCTGTCACGGAAGAGATCATTCCTG GGTTCAAGTTCTCCCGAGCATCCTATCTCCTGAGCCTACTGAGGCCACAGATTTACACAGACCTGGAGCTGAAG AAACACGGGCTGAAACTTCATCTGAGAGACCCCTACTCCTTCACCCCCATGCTGGAAGAGGGCACACTGAGCAGGCTGCCCAGGTCCCTTCTGCTGGGCACAGACATGGCTGCAAACCAGAAGCAAATCTCTCAGTTCTCACGGAAGGATGCTCAGGTAGGGAAG GCCTTCCCCAAATACGAGGAGTTCATGAAACGCTTGGTGCTAGCCATTGACCCCCTACTAGATGCAGCTCCAGTGGACACAGCAGCCTTTCGGCATGGCTCTCTGCTGCAGAGGCTCAGGGCATTGTCCACCCTGAAGCCCCTGCTGAAGGCAG GGCGCACCCTGGGAGCCCAGCTTCCCCAATATTATGAGGTCCTCACAGCCCCCATTTCCAAG GTGCTGGACCAATGGTTTGAGTCTGAGCCTCTGAAGGCGACTCTGGCAACAGATGCTGTGATTGGAGCAATGACGAGTCCCCACACCCcggggagtgg GTATGTGCTGCTGCATCACGTGATGGGCAGCCTGGAGGGGATGCAGGGCGCCTGGAGCTACGTCCAGGGTGGCATGGGCGCCCTCTCTGATGCCATCGCGAACTCTGCTGCTACACATGGAGCAAGCATCTTCACAGAAAAG ACTGTGGCTAAGGTGCAGATGAACAGTGAAGGCCGTGTCCAAGGAGTCACACTGCAGGACGGCGACGAGGTCAGAAGCAGAGTCGTCTTGTCCTGCGCGTCACCACAGGTCACCTTCTTAGAGCTGACACCGCAG GAGTGGCTTCCTGGGGCCTTTGTGAAGAGAATCTCCCAGCTGGACACCCAGTCTCCTGTCACCAAGATCAATG TGGCTGTGGACAGGCTGCCAAACTTCCAGGCGGCCCCTAATGCTCCTGGGGACAAGCCCCAAGCTCACCATCAGTGTTCCATCCACCTGAACTGTGAAGACACCCTGCTCCTCCACCAGGCCTTTGAAGATGCCAAGGGTGGCCTGCCTTCCCAAAA GCCTATGATTGAACTCTGCATCCCATCATCGCTGGACCCCACCCTGGCTCCACCAGGCTGCCATGTTGTCTCCCTCTTCACTCAGTATACACCCTACACCCTGGCAGGAGGCAAGGTCTGGGATGAGCAGGAGAAAAACACCTACGCAGACAAAG TGTTTGACTGTATCGAGGCCTATGCCCCCGGCTTCAAGAGATCTGTGCTAGCCAGAGATATCCTCACCCCACCGGATCTAGAGAGAATCTTCGGGCTTCCTGGAGGG AACATATTCCACGGTGCCATGTCCCTGGACCAGCTCTACTTTGCCCGTCCAGTGCCCCAACACTCTGACTACAGATGCCCAGTGCAGGGCCTGTACCTCTGTGGGAGTGGGGCCCATCCTG GAGGAGGCGTCATGGGAGCAGCTGGACGGAATGCAGCCCACGTAGTCCTTAGAGACCTCAAGAACATGTGA